The following are encoded together in the Streptomyces flavofungini genome:
- a CDS encoding MmcQ/YjbR family DNA-binding protein — MVNADDVRRTALALPDTTEKLAWSMPTFRVAGKMFVTLPEEETSIAVRCPKLERDELVLAEPEKFWIADHEASFAWVRVRLKAIDQDELSDILADSWRQAATPRLLETYPELGVPAGE, encoded by the coding sequence ATGGTCAACGCCGATGATGTACGCCGCACCGCACTCGCCCTGCCGGACACGACGGAGAAGCTCGCCTGGTCCATGCCGACGTTCCGCGTCGCGGGGAAGATGTTCGTCACGCTCCCCGAGGAGGAGACGTCCATCGCCGTGCGCTGCCCGAAGCTGGAGCGCGACGAACTGGTCCTCGCCGAGCCCGAGAAGTTCTGGATCGCGGACCACGAGGCGAGCTTCGCCTGGGTCCGGGTGCGCCTGAAGGCCATCGACCAGGACGAGCTGTCCGACATCCTCGCCGACTCGTGGCGACAGGCGGCCACGCCCCGACTCCTGGAGACCTACCCGGAGTTGGGGGTTCCGGCCGGGGAGTAG
- a CDS encoding alpha/beta fold hydrolase: MPEKDHADGAPVTYTAGLLTASDGVPVATYTWLPAGSRPRAVVQIAHGAAEHGLRYERFARHLVAHGYGAVASDHRGHGATAQATGGYGVTDTAEPDSGADAWRAIVDDLKAIGDQVRALHPGVPVVLLGHSLGSLLARDYAQEYPDTLAGLILSGTFRSLPGAETEAAAARLGEEIAKGGRAARSSFLAELFASFNDPYPRRTGFEWLSRDEAEVDAYAADEACGFAFSAGLTLDWVRAVRKINDPRNLARVPADLPIHIAVGAQDPCNQGMTLVYELLEDFRYVGVRDLTWKGYEGARHEILNETNRDEVQRDLTAWLDARIP, encoded by the coding sequence ATGCCGGAGAAGGACCATGCCGACGGGGCGCCGGTCACGTACACCGCGGGGCTGCTGACCGCGTCGGACGGCGTGCCCGTCGCCACGTACACCTGGCTGCCCGCCGGGAGCAGGCCCCGGGCCGTCGTGCAGATCGCGCACGGCGCCGCCGAACACGGCCTGCGCTACGAGCGGTTCGCCCGCCACCTGGTCGCGCACGGGTACGGAGCGGTCGCCTCCGACCACCGCGGCCACGGCGCCACCGCGCAGGCCACCGGCGGCTACGGCGTCACCGACACGGCGGAACCCGACAGCGGCGCCGACGCCTGGCGGGCGATCGTCGACGACCTCAAGGCCATCGGCGACCAGGTGCGCGCCCTGCACCCGGGCGTCCCCGTGGTCCTGCTCGGCCACAGCCTGGGCTCCCTGCTCGCCCGGGACTACGCCCAGGAGTACCCGGACACCCTCGCCGGCCTGATCCTCTCCGGCACCTTCCGCTCGCTGCCCGGAGCCGAGACCGAGGCCGCCGCCGCGCGGCTCGGCGAGGAGATCGCCAAGGGCGGCCGGGCGGCCCGGTCGTCCTTCCTCGCCGAACTCTTCGCCTCCTTCAACGACCCCTACCCCCGCCGCACCGGCTTCGAGTGGCTGTCCCGCGACGAGGCCGAGGTGGACGCCTACGCCGCGGACGAGGCCTGCGGATTCGCCTTCTCGGCGGGCCTCACCCTGGACTGGGTGCGCGCCGTCCGCAAGATCAACGACCCCCGGAACCTGGCCCGCGTCCCCGCCGACCTGCCCATCCACATCGCCGTCGGCGCCCAGGACCCCTGCAACCAGGGCATGACGCTCGTGTACGAACTCCTTGAGGACTTCCGCTACGTCGGCGTGCGCGACCTGACCTGGAAGGGGTACGAGGGCGCGCGGCACGAGATCCTCAACGAGACGAACCGGGACGAGGTGCAGCGGGACCTCACGGCGTGGCTGGACGCGCGGATCCCGTAG
- a CDS encoding ThuA domain-containing protein, with product MSSTRRARMSRPFTVLAALFALLVGLGLSSPPPAEAAAAFRVLVFSKVTNYPHESIPAGIEAIEKLGSEHGFEVEATDDAAAFTDANLGRFQAIVFNNTNSTPEKGDLLDAAQRAALQKFVRGGGGWVGLHAASASERDWGWYEGLVGAIFDKHPQVQTGRVKVLDQAHPSTKGLPQLWEREEEWYNWRANPTGKVHTLAQIKVRDGVEGLDEGVDHPWSWCQNYDGGRSWYTAGGHASAAFSEQAFLRHLLGGIEWAAGAKPGDCTATKTGAFQRTPLVTEDLADPFELAVAPDRRVFFIQRTGKLKVIDQESLKVTTALDFAYTPEMTSQSDGLLGLALDPDFASNHWLYLLHSDKTEKRINLSRFTEAGGKVDPASEKRLLTIPTLRGEGRANSHMAGSIAFDKKGDLYVATGDNTDPFASDGFTPIDEREGRRAWDAQGTSGNTNDLRGKVLRITPKADGTYAVPEGNLFAPGTDRTRPEVYAMGLRNPFRITTDPVSGALLVADYGPDARQAVPDRGPEGTVEFNRITKAGNYGWPYCVGDNTPFNDYDFAAQKPGAKFDCGKLVNDSPNNTGLRDLPPAKAADVWYAYSASQRFPELGTGGGGPMSGPVYDYDADNPYRTKFPEYFEGKWFTYELTRQWFKAFSVQEKDQEFTDPRFPPARAGELHSINGIFPDMKWNQPFDADFGPDGAMYVIDFGLGSGTGRGGSNEGAGIYRIDYVADERLPDARVSATPDNGKAPLKVAFSSAGSGLPDGKPVTYAWDFDGDGSTDSTAANPTHTYTKKGRFTARLKVTGPGDLSGLAVREVTVGNTRPTVTIGQPPDGGMFSFGDTIPFTVKVTDPEDGKVDCSKVVVQSQLGHDSHLHPLDNYTGCKGEIVTDAGDSHGPGQNLYYGITAQYTDKGTPGVPALTGSDALTLRTSLREAEHRTATGGAHGGAETGSRPDASGGKRLIEIEHGDWVAFDPVHLKGVDSVTVGAASGGLGGDVEFRAGSPTGRLLGKVTVPNTGSYSNFVSPTTKLARHDGTTKLYAVFTNPQWAEDKPDLFTVDWLHFNGPGVEKSPHARVTVTAAPGSGTPPLTVRLTGKPRLPAGREVASYHWDFGDNSKLSAPQGPTAEHAYPRAGTYTARLTVTDDKGDTTTGSVGITVRPARGGRS from the coding sequence ATGAGTTCCACGCGAAGAGCCCGCATGTCCAGACCGTTCACCGTCCTCGCCGCCCTGTTCGCCCTGCTCGTCGGCCTCGGCCTGTCGTCGCCGCCGCCCGCCGAGGCCGCGGCGGCCTTCCGGGTCCTGGTCTTCTCCAAGGTCACCAACTATCCGCACGAGTCCATTCCCGCGGGCATCGAGGCGATCGAGAAGCTGGGGAGCGAGCACGGCTTCGAGGTGGAGGCCACCGACGACGCGGCGGCCTTCACGGACGCCAACCTCGGCCGGTTCCAGGCGATCGTGTTCAACAACACCAACTCGACGCCGGAGAAGGGCGACCTCCTCGACGCGGCGCAGCGCGCGGCGCTGCAGAAGTTCGTGCGCGGGGGCGGCGGCTGGGTGGGGCTGCACGCGGCGTCGGCGAGCGAGCGGGACTGGGGCTGGTACGAGGGGCTCGTCGGCGCGATCTTCGACAAGCATCCGCAGGTGCAGACGGGCCGGGTCAAGGTCCTCGACCAGGCGCACCCGTCCACGAAGGGGCTTCCGCAGCTGTGGGAGCGCGAGGAGGAGTGGTACAACTGGCGCGCCAACCCGACCGGGAAGGTGCACACGCTCGCGCAGATCAAGGTGCGTGACGGGGTCGAGGGCCTCGACGAGGGCGTGGACCACCCGTGGTCGTGGTGCCAGAACTACGACGGCGGCCGCTCCTGGTACACGGCGGGCGGGCACGCGTCCGCGGCGTTCTCGGAGCAGGCGTTCCTGCGGCACCTGCTCGGCGGCATCGAGTGGGCGGCCGGTGCGAAGCCGGGTGACTGCACGGCCACGAAGACGGGCGCGTTCCAGCGGACGCCGCTGGTCACGGAGGACCTCGCCGACCCGTTCGAGCTGGCGGTCGCACCGGACCGGCGGGTGTTCTTCATCCAGCGCACCGGCAAGCTGAAGGTGATCGACCAGGAGTCGCTGAAGGTCACGACGGCACTCGACTTCGCGTACACGCCGGAGATGACGAGCCAGTCCGACGGTCTGCTCGGGCTCGCCCTGGACCCGGACTTCGCCAGCAACCACTGGCTGTACCTGCTGCACTCGGACAAGACCGAGAAGCGCATCAACCTGTCGCGGTTCACGGAGGCGGGCGGCAAGGTCGACCCCGCTTCCGAGAAGCGGCTCCTGACGATTCCGACGCTGCGCGGCGAGGGCAGGGCCAACTCGCACATGGCGGGCTCGATCGCCTTCGACAAGAAGGGTGACCTGTACGTCGCGACGGGCGACAACACCGACCCGTTCGCGTCGGACGGCTTCACTCCGATCGACGAGCGCGAGGGGCGTCGCGCCTGGGACGCGCAGGGCACCTCGGGCAACACGAACGACCTGCGCGGCAAGGTGCTGCGGATCACCCCGAAGGCCGACGGGACGTACGCGGTCCCGGAGGGCAACCTCTTCGCGCCGGGCACGGACAGGACGCGCCCCGAGGTCTACGCGATGGGTCTGCGCAACCCGTTCCGGATCACGACGGACCCGGTGAGCGGGGCGCTGCTCGTCGCCGACTACGGCCCGGACGCGCGCCAGGCCGTGCCCGACCGCGGTCCCGAGGGGACGGTGGAGTTCAACCGGATCACCAAGGCCGGGAACTACGGCTGGCCGTACTGCGTCGGCGACAACACCCCCTTCAACGACTACGACTTCGCGGCCCAGAAGCCCGGCGCGAAGTTCGACTGCGGAAAGCTCGTCAACGACTCTCCGAACAACACGGGCCTGCGGGACCTGCCGCCCGCGAAGGCCGCCGACGTCTGGTACGCCTACTCCGCCTCCCAGCGCTTCCCCGAGCTGGGCACCGGGGGCGGCGGCCCGATGAGCGGTCCGGTCTACGACTACGACGCCGACAACCCGTACCGGACGAAGTTCCCGGAGTACTTCGAGGGCAAGTGGTTCACGTACGAGCTGACCCGGCAGTGGTTCAAGGCGTTCTCGGTCCAGGAGAAGGACCAGGAGTTCACCGATCCGCGGTTCCCGCCCGCCAGGGCGGGTGAGCTGCACTCGATCAACGGGATCTTCCCCGACATGAAGTGGAACCAGCCCTTCGACGCCGACTTCGGTCCGGACGGCGCGATGTACGTGATCGACTTCGGGCTCGGCAGCGGCACGGGCCGCGGCGGCAGCAACGAGGGCGCGGGCATCTATCGCATCGACTACGTGGCGGACGAGCGGCTGCCCGACGCCCGCGTGAGCGCCACGCCCGACAACGGCAAGGCGCCGCTGAAGGTGGCGTTCTCCAGCGCCGGTTCGGGTCTGCCCGACGGCAAGCCGGTCACGTACGCGTGGGACTTCGACGGCGACGGGAGCACCGACTCCACGGCGGCGAACCCGACCCACACGTACACGAAGAAGGGCCGGTTCACCGCGCGTCTGAAGGTCACGGGGCCGGGTGATCTCTCCGGGCTCGCCGTGCGGGAGGTCACCGTCGGCAACACCCGGCCGACAGTGACGATCGGGCAGCCGCCGGACGGCGGCATGTTCAGCTTCGGCGACACCATTCCGTTCACGGTGAAGGTCACCGACCCCGAGGACGGGAAGGTCGACTGCTCCAAGGTCGTCGTCCAGTCCCAGCTCGGCCACGACTCGCATCTGCACCCGCTGGACAACTACACCGGCTGCAAGGGCGAGATCGTCACGGACGCCGGCGACAGCCACGGCCCGGGCCAGAACCTGTACTACGGCATCACCGCCCAGTACACGGACAAGGGCACCCCGGGCGTGCCCGCGCTCACCGGCTCGGACGCCCTGACGCTGCGGACCTCGCTGCGGGAGGCGGAGCACCGCACGGCCACCGGGGGCGCGCACGGCGGCGCGGAGACGGGCAGCCGTCCCGACGCTTCCGGCGGCAAGCGGCTCATCGAGATCGAGCACGGCGACTGGGTCGCCTTCGACCCGGTGCACCTGAAGGGCGTGGACTCGGTGACGGTCGGCGCGGCCTCCGGCGGGCTCGGCGGCGACGTCGAGTTCCGGGCGGGCTCGCCGACGGGCAGGCTCCTGGGCAAGGTGACGGTGCCGAACACCGGCAGCTACAGCAACTTCGTCTCCCCCACCACGAAGCTCGCGCGCCACGACGGCACGACGAAGCTGTACGCCGTGTTCACCAACCCGCAGTGGGCCGAGGACAAGCCGGACCTGTTCACCGTGGACTGGCTGCACTTCAACGGTCCCGGCGTGGAGAAGAGCCCGCACGCCCGGGTCACGGTGACAGCCGCCCCCGGCAGCGGCACACCGCCGCTCACCGTCCGCCTCACCGGCAAGCCGCGGCTGCCCGCCGGGCGCGAGGTCGCCTCGTACCACTGGGACTTCGGCGACAACTCCAAGCTCTCCGCTCCGCAGGGGCCGACCGCGGAACACGCCTACCCGCGCGCGGGCACGTACACGGCGCGGCTGACGGTGACGGACGACAAGGGCGACACGACGACCGGCTCGGTCGGGATCACCGTGCGGCCCGCGCGGGGAGGACGGTCATGA
- a CDS encoding sugar phosphate isomerase/epimerase family protein encodes MSATRRAFLGTSLGLTAGLVTGAPAWPASSTGHPCRRIPRGGIGMHLYTMRTALAQDFPGTLERLATIGYATVGVSGRHGHSAAAIRRVLDDVRLKAVLEHVSYDVLRGPGLGQALADLHTLGATWPVVPSLPGALHSPAGFREAAREFNRIGRASREAGLGPVLFHNHGSDHTVVDGVSLYDILVTETDPHLVGFELDVYWAVKGGADPGSCFTRHPGRFPALHVKDMAANGDFADVGSGTLDFAAMFDHARRGGVRQWLVEHDSPTDPFATARDSYRYLAALRY; translated from the coding sequence ATGAGCGCGACCAGACGGGCCTTTCTCGGTACGTCGCTGGGGCTCACCGCGGGTCTCGTGACGGGCGCCCCGGCGTGGCCGGCGAGCAGTACGGGACACCCGTGCCGTCGCATCCCGCGCGGCGGCATCGGCATGCACCTCTACACGATGCGCACCGCCCTCGCGCAGGACTTCCCGGGGACGCTGGAGCGGCTCGCCACCATCGGCTACGCGACGGTCGGTGTCAGCGGCCGGCACGGCCACTCGGCGGCCGCCATCCGCCGCGTGCTCGACGACGTCCGGCTCAAGGCCGTCCTCGAACACGTCTCCTACGACGTCCTGCGCGGGCCCGGTCTCGGCCAGGCCCTCGCGGACCTGCACACGCTGGGCGCGACCTGGCCCGTCGTGCCGAGCCTGCCCGGCGCCCTGCACTCGCCCGCCGGATTCCGGGAGGCGGCAAGGGAGTTCAACCGCATCGGGCGGGCGTCCCGCGAGGCGGGCCTCGGCCCCGTCCTCTTCCACAACCACGGCTCGGACCACACCGTGGTCGACGGCGTGAGCCTGTACGACATCCTCGTCACGGAGACCGACCCGCACCTGGTCGGCTTCGAACTGGACGTGTACTGGGCCGTCAAGGGCGGCGCCGACCCGGGGAGCTGCTTCACCAGGCACCCCGGCCGCTTCCCCGCCCTGCACGTCAAGGACATGGCCGCGAACGGGGACTTCGCCGACGTGGGCTCGGGGACCCTGGACTTCGCGGCGATGTTCGACCACGCGCGCAGGGGCGGGGTGCGGCAGTGGCTGGTCGAACACGACAGCCCGACGGACCCGTTCGCCACGGCGCGCGACAGTTACCGGTATCTGGCGGCGTTGCGGTACTGA
- a CDS encoding GNAT family N-acetyltransferase — translation MTTTPEPRAERLTAERLTSLAGELGDLLIDAVDDGASIGFLTGLDSDSAARWWRDRAPDVAAGRRATWAVREADRVTATVSLAFADKPNARHRAELVKLLVHREARGRGLGRALLALAEREAVRAGRTLLLLDTETDSPAETLYVSAGWTRVGVVPDHAADPAGVPRASTFFYKSLVQGPDGALDQVGRADRARRP, via the coding sequence GTGACCACGACCCCGGAGCCGCGCGCCGAGCGACTGACGGCCGAGCGACTCACGTCACTGGCCGGTGAACTGGGGGACCTCCTGATCGACGCGGTGGACGACGGGGCGTCCATCGGGTTCCTCACCGGACTCGACAGCGACAGCGCCGCGCGCTGGTGGCGCGACCGGGCACCGGACGTGGCCGCCGGCCGCCGCGCGACCTGGGCCGTCCGTGAGGCCGACCGCGTCACCGCCACCGTGAGCCTCGCCTTCGCCGACAAGCCCAACGCCCGCCACCGCGCCGAACTCGTGAAGCTCCTCGTCCACCGCGAGGCGCGCGGCCGGGGCCTCGGCCGGGCCCTGCTCGCGCTCGCCGAACGGGAGGCCGTGCGGGCGGGCAGGACGCTGCTGCTCCTGGACACCGAGACGGACAGCCCCGCCGAGACCCTGTACGTCTCGGCGGGCTGGACCCGCGTCGGCGTCGTACCGGACCACGCGGCGGACCCGGCCGGAGTGCCGCGCGCCAGCACCTTCTTCTACAAGAGCCTGGTCCAGGGCCCGGACGGGGCCCTGGACCAGGTCGGCCGGGCGGACCGGGCGCGCCGGCCGTAG
- a CDS encoding helix-turn-helix domain-containing protein: MGHDDGGLVSSPAHRNPAADTDVDARLATRLSGLRAEHGWSLGELAERSGVSRSTLSRAERGEISPTAAILNRLCGAYGRTMSQLLSEVEAEPARLVRAAEQAVWTDEASGFARRSVSPPHAGLRGEVVEGTLTPGADLAYDRPPVPGLEQHVWVLDGDLDVTVGAEPHRLATGDCLRFRVWGATRFRCGGERPVRYALLVVAP; encoded by the coding sequence ATGGGACATGATGATGGCGGGCTGGTCTCCTCACCCGCGCACAGGAACCCGGCCGCCGACACAGACGTGGACGCCCGGCTCGCCACCCGCCTGTCCGGGCTGCGGGCCGAACACGGCTGGTCCCTCGGGGAGTTGGCCGAGCGCAGCGGGGTCAGCCGGTCGACGCTCTCGCGGGCCGAGCGCGGCGAGATCAGCCCGACGGCAGCGATCCTGAACCGCCTCTGCGGCGCCTACGGCCGCACCATGTCGCAGCTGCTCAGCGAGGTCGAGGCCGAACCCGCGCGGCTCGTGCGCGCCGCCGAGCAGGCCGTGTGGACGGACGAGGCGTCCGGCTTCGCACGGCGGTCCGTCTCGCCGCCGCACGCGGGCCTGCGCGGCGAAGTGGTCGAGGGCACCCTCACGCCCGGCGCGGACCTGGCCTACGACCGGCCGCCCGTACCCGGACTCGAACAGCACGTCTGGGTGCTCGACGGCGACCTCGACGTGACGGTGGGCGCCGAACCGCACCGGCTGGCCACGGGCGACTGCCTGCGGTTCCGGGTGTGGGGGGCCACCCGCTTCCGGTGCGGAGGCGAACGGCCCGTGCGCTACGCGCTGCTGGTGGTGGCGCCGTGA
- a CDS encoding ABC transporter ATP-binding protein translates to MTTVNDTALNKSDAAPGRTATVPAVRLDGVCVRFRTKRKDVTALTDVTLDVPRGEFVAIVGPSGCGKSTLLKLVAGLLAPSAGEAVLGGEPVRGPRRDIGYVFQRAALLDWRSARRNILLQAEMRGLPAPAARARADELIRMTGLDGFEDAYPHELSGGMQQRVALCRALLHEPPVLLMDEPFGALDALTREQMNVELHRIWRETGTTVLLVTHSIPEAVYLADRVVVMSPRPGTVTEVVDVALPRERAYAATLASAGFREATGRIRELLGAAGAHD, encoded by the coding sequence ATGACGACCGTGAACGACACGGCACTGAACAAGTCCGACGCGGCGCCCGGCCGGACCGCCACCGTGCCCGCCGTCCGCCTCGACGGCGTCTGCGTGCGCTTCCGCACGAAGCGCAAGGACGTCACCGCGCTCACCGACGTCACCCTCGACGTGCCGCGCGGCGAGTTCGTCGCCATCGTCGGCCCTTCGGGATGCGGCAAGTCCACGCTCCTGAAGCTGGTCGCCGGGCTGCTCGCGCCGTCGGCGGGCGAGGCGGTGCTCGGCGGCGAGCCGGTGCGCGGACCGCGCCGCGACATCGGCTACGTCTTCCAGCGCGCCGCCCTCCTCGACTGGCGCTCGGCCCGCCGCAACATCCTGCTCCAGGCGGAGATGCGCGGTCTGCCCGCGCCCGCGGCCCGCGCCCGGGCCGACGAACTGATCCGCATGACCGGCCTCGACGGCTTCGAGGACGCCTACCCGCACGAGCTGTCGGGCGGCATGCAGCAGCGGGTCGCGCTGTGCCGCGCGTTGCTGCACGAGCCGCCCGTGCTGCTCATGGACGAGCCGTTCGGCGCCCTCGACGCGCTCACCCGCGAGCAGATGAACGTCGAACTGCACCGCATCTGGCGCGAGACCGGCACGACGGTCCTCCTGGTCACCCACTCCATCCCCGAGGCCGTCTACCTGGCCGACCGTGTCGTGGTGATGAGCCCGCGCCCGGGCACGGTGACCGAGGTCGTCGACGTCGCACTGCCACGGGAACGGGCCTACGCGGCCACGCTGGCGTCGGCCGGGTTCCGCGAGGCGACCGGGCGGATCAGGGAACTGCTCGGGGCGGCGGGGGCGCACGACTGA
- a CDS encoding ABC transporter substrate-binding protein: MQATRRNRLLTGLVPLLLVTVTATACGGDDKTTVSDSGEKLDKVTLTLNWYPYGEHAPFYYGKQREIFEKHGIDLDIRAGQGSQKTVQATGTGRTDFGWADTPAVLAGVDRGVKVKSLGVYLQTTPASVQSFDAKGIDGPADLKGKTVAGTAGDALTQTFPIFLQKNGMELDDVQVQNTDPAGKIAAVISGRTDALLGYASDQGPIMRNKAKKDVSYLRFSEHGLNFYSNGLIAGTKTLRRGGDLAKRMTAAVSESWAAAEKSPGPAVAAMEGASEQLPPREVLAEQFRTTLTLLHTDATRGKAPGANTEADWKQTIDVFAEAGMVKSPKPVAEYWDAANGVEG, translated from the coding sequence ATGCAAGCGACGCGCAGAAACCGACTCCTCACCGGCCTCGTCCCGCTGCTCCTGGTCACCGTCACCGCGACGGCCTGCGGCGGGGACGACAAGACCACCGTCAGCGACTCCGGCGAGAAGCTGGACAAGGTGACGCTCACCCTCAACTGGTATCCGTACGGCGAGCACGCGCCGTTCTACTACGGCAAGCAGCGCGAGATCTTCGAGAAGCACGGCATCGACCTGGACATACGGGCAGGTCAGGGCTCCCAGAAGACCGTGCAGGCGACGGGCACGGGACGCACCGACTTCGGCTGGGCCGACACCCCGGCCGTGCTCGCGGGCGTCGACCGGGGCGTCAAGGTCAAGAGCCTCGGCGTCTACCTCCAGACCACGCCCGCGTCCGTGCAGTCCTTCGACGCAAAGGGCATCGACGGGCCCGCCGACCTCAAGGGCAAGACCGTCGCGGGCACCGCGGGCGACGCCCTCACCCAGACCTTCCCCATCTTCCTGCAGAAGAACGGCATGGAGCTGGACGACGTGCAGGTCCAGAACACCGACCCGGCGGGCAAGATCGCCGCGGTGATCTCGGGCCGGACGGACGCCCTCCTCGGCTACGCCAGCGACCAGGGCCCGATCATGCGGAACAAGGCCAAGAAGGACGTCTCCTACCTGCGCTTCTCCGAGCACGGCCTGAACTTCTACTCCAATGGCCTGATCGCGGGGACCAAGACCCTGCGGCGCGGCGGCGACCTGGCCAAGCGCATGACCGCGGCCGTCAGCGAGTCCTGGGCGGCCGCCGAGAAGTCCCCGGGGCCCGCGGTCGCCGCGATGGAGGGCGCGTCCGAGCAACTGCCGCCGCGCGAGGTCCTCGCCGAGCAGTTCAGGACCACCCTGACGCTGCTCCACACGGACGCGACCCGGGGCAAGGCGCCCGGCGCCAACACCGAGGCCGACTGGAAGCAGACCATCGACGTGTTCGCGGAGGCGGGCATGGTCAAGAGCCCGAAGCCGGTCGCCGAGTACTGGGACGCGGCCAACGGGGTCGAGGGATGA
- a CDS encoding ABC transporter permease: MSQRVLSRTAPKQAAGVAERTRPGPRRRALDAAERTWRPLALLLVCFGAWWVIAAAGWVESYLLPTPGATLDVIVDKPGYLWEHGWVTTYETLLGFVIAVGVGILSAVVMVYSTTVEKTLYPILLFAQVVPKIAIAPLFVVWLGFGIGPKVLIAVLIAFFPVVISMVTGLKAVDPEMLQLSATMGARPWQTFLKIRFPASLPHLFSGLKVAVTLAVTGAVVGEFVGANEGLGYVILQANGNLDTPMLFAGLLVMSLIGVVLFVLVEIAEKLLLPWHASRRDTAATITL; encoded by the coding sequence GTGAGTCAGCGCGTCCTGTCCCGTACTGCCCCGAAACAAGCGGCGGGTGTCGCCGAGCGCACCCGGCCGGGCCCGCGCCGCCGCGCCCTCGACGCGGCCGAGAGGACCTGGCGGCCGCTCGCCCTGCTGCTCGTGTGCTTCGGCGCCTGGTGGGTGATCGCCGCCGCCGGCTGGGTCGAGTCGTATCTGCTGCCCACTCCCGGCGCCACCCTCGACGTGATCGTGGACAAGCCCGGCTATCTGTGGGAGCACGGCTGGGTCACCACGTACGAGACCCTGCTCGGCTTCGTCATCGCCGTCGGCGTGGGCATCCTCAGCGCCGTCGTGATGGTGTACTCCACGACCGTCGAGAAGACCCTCTATCCGATCCTGCTCTTCGCCCAGGTTGTGCCGAAGATCGCCATCGCGCCGCTGTTCGTCGTCTGGCTCGGCTTCGGCATCGGGCCGAAGGTCCTGATCGCCGTCCTGATCGCGTTCTTCCCCGTGGTGATCTCGATGGTGACCGGGCTGAAGGCCGTGGACCCGGAGATGCTCCAGCTCTCCGCCACCATGGGCGCCCGGCCCTGGCAGACCTTCCTGAAGATCCGCTTCCCGGCCTCGCTGCCGCACCTGTTCTCCGGTCTGAAGGTCGCCGTCACGCTGGCGGTGACCGGCGCCGTCGTGGGCGAGTTCGTCGGCGCGAACGAAGGCCTCGGCTACGTCATCCTGCAGGCCAACGGCAACCTCGACACCCCGATGCTGTTCGCCGGGCTGCTCGTGATGTCGCTCATCGGCGTCGTCCTCTTCGTCCTCGTGGAGATCGCCGAGAAGCTGCTCCTGCCCTGGCACGCGTCCCGCCGCGACACCGCCGCCACCATCACGCTCTGA
- a CDS encoding LysR family transcriptional regulator, which translates to MIEARRLHILRAVADHRTVTAAAAALYLTPSAVSQQLTALEQETGHRLVERSARGVRLTPAGEILLAHTNAVLAQLERAEAELAAYDAGSAGTVTLASFATGIGLVVAPALARLADSAPGIRVRVQDAEGDASLPMVLDRQVDVAVAVEYRGAPGADDSRLTRVPLYAEPFDAVLPVGHRAADSERVPLAELAKDPWIGPFPGNPCHDVVVLACEQAGFQPVLEHTSDDFRAVVALASAGAGVALVPRSALRGMDMAGAVVRPVDGITPTRRVFAAVRRGAETHPLIAPVLGALGDAAQ; encoded by the coding sequence ATGATCGAAGCGCGTCGGCTGCACATCCTCCGCGCGGTGGCCGACCACCGCACCGTCACCGCAGCGGCCGCCGCCCTCTACCTCACCCCGTCCGCCGTATCGCAGCAGCTCACAGCCCTGGAGCAGGAGACGGGCCACCGCCTGGTCGAGCGCTCCGCGCGGGGCGTCCGGCTGACGCCCGCGGGCGAGATCCTGCTGGCCCACACGAACGCCGTGCTGGCCCAGCTGGAACGCGCCGAGGCCGAGCTGGCCGCGTACGACGCGGGCAGCGCGGGCACGGTGACGCTGGCGTCGTTCGCGACCGGCATCGGACTCGTCGTCGCCCCCGCCCTGGCCCGTCTCGCGGACAGCGCCCCCGGCATCCGCGTCCGGGTGCAGGACGCCGAGGGCGACGCGAGCCTGCCGATGGTCCTCGACCGGCAGGTGGACGTCGCGGTGGCCGTGGAGTACCGGGGCGCGCCCGGTGCGGACGACTCACGACTCACGCGGGTGCCGCTGTACGCCGAGCCGTTCGACGCGGTCCTGCCCGTCGGCCACCGGGCCGCCGACAGCGAGCGGGTGCCGCTCGCCGAGCTGGCGAAGGACCCGTGGATCGGCCCGTTCCCGGGCAACCCCTGCCACGACGTGGTGGTCCTCGCCTGCGAACAGGCCGGGTTCCAGCCGGTCCTCGAGCACACGTCGGACGACTTCCGCGCCGTCGTCGCGCTGGCATCGGCGGGAGCGGGCGTCGCCCTAGTACCGCGGTCCGCGCTGCGCGGGATGGACATGGCGGGGGCCGTGGTCCGGCCGGTGGACGGGATCACGCCCACACGGCGGGTGTTCGCGGCCGTGCGGCGCGGCGCGGAGACGCATCCGCTGATCGCCCCGGTCCTCGGCGCCCTCGGCGACGCGGCGCAGTAG